In the Clostridium beijerinckii genome, one interval contains:
- a CDS encoding DUF4179 domain-containing protein yields the protein MIELNDDLFDDKIRKKLKDEINYVPNDINKKIDSTLSKINKKRFTIKKACCILVSCIGVTLLLGMAMPTYASNIPIIGNIFKMFSNKTYENYDEYASDLNITKESSGLKMTIDKVVYDEVQLSIFYTIESEKEIQDTPRFPGAKLRINGKETTFSAGGTGKFMNDNKTFVGSIEYNVLKHNSMSKEFQNEHFLGGYVEIPDKFILNLDIDEIGLENPIKGTWNFNIPVSSEKVNGKVNEKECDIDLSNIVSGYHINKIITTPLNTVIQGTRMDDKENADRLSFAVFDNKGRYIKNKSEEAVGDKDGNYIMYFSNGFKEIYDDTDYLTFIPWKYKNNDSHETENNITEKLNLKGETKLYSSDGKEYMTITKVNIEDGKTKIYYKSRYGVNAAPIEIVDNKTGENIISFSDDYNFEEQKEATTYNADTDEYAITCDKEIKDGDYSVKTIDKSKSIEVYGDEKFTIKIK from the coding sequence ATGATAGAATTAAATGATGATTTATTTGATGATAAAATAAGGAAAAAGCTAAAGGATGAAATTAATTATGTACCAAATGATATTAATAAAAAGATTGATAGTACACTTAGCAAAATAAATAAGAAAAGATTTACTATAAAGAAAGCTTGCTGCATATTGGTAAGCTGTATAGGGGTAACACTATTACTTGGAATGGCCATGCCAACATATGCAAGCAATATTCCTATTATAGGGAATATATTTAAAATGTTTAGCAACAAAACCTATGAAAATTATGATGAATATGCTTCTGATTTAAACATAACTAAGGAAAGTAGCGGCTTAAAGATGACTATTGATAAAGTGGTATACGATGAAGTTCAATTATCAATATTCTATACTATTGAAAGTGAAAAGGAAATACAAGATACTCCAAGATTTCCAGGAGCAAAATTAAGAATAAATGGAAAGGAAACGACTTTTAGTGCAGGTGGAACAGGAAAGTTTATGAATGATAATAAAACCTTTGTTGGTTCTATAGAGTACAATGTGTTAAAACATAATTCAATGTCTAAGGAGTTTCAAAATGAACATTTCTTGGGTGGATATGTAGAGATACCAGATAAATTTATATTAAATTTAGATATAGATGAAATAGGACTAGAGAATCCTATTAAAGGAACTTGGAACTTTAATATTCCTGTAAGTAGTGAAAAGGTTAATGGGAAAGTGAATGAAAAGGAGTGTGATATAGATTTAAGTAATATAGTTAGTGGATATCATATAAACAAAATTATTACAACACCACTAAATACAGTGATACAAGGAACACGTATGGATGATAAAGAAAATGCTGATAGATTATCTTTTGCTGTATTTGATAATAAAGGAAGATATATTAAAAACAAGTCAGAAGAGGCAGTAGGTGATAAAGATGGAAATTATATAATGTATTTCAGTAATGGTTTTAAAGAAATCTATGATGATACTGATTACCTAACATTTATACCATGGAAATATAAAAATAATGATAGCCATGAAACTGAGAATAATATTACTGAAAAACTAAATTTAAAAGGAGAAACAAAGTTATATTCCAGTGATGGAAAAGAATATATGACTATTACTAAAGTGAATATTGAAGATGGAAAAACAAAGATTTATTATAAATCAAGATATGGAGTTAATGCAGCCCCGATTGAAATAGTAGATAATAAAACTGGTGAAAATATAATTTCATTTAGTGATGATTATAATTTTGAAGAACAAAAAGAAGCTACTACTTATAATGCAGATACTGATGAGTATGCAATTACTTGTGATAAAGAAATTAAAGATGGAGACTATTCTGTTAAAACTATAGATAAATCAAAATCTATTGAAGTTTATGGTGATGAAAAATTCACAATAAAAATTAAATAG
- a CDS encoding RNA polymerase sigma factor: MELISFFDYRKKSTVSKAKKGDKEAFLALIDENRLNIYRVARGILKDTVDIEDAIQNTIIKSFQKINSLKQDEYFRTWLIKILINECTQILRKGKRVTYLSENSDTEIYNDSYENIDLTKAINSLSEELRVTTVLFYFEDMSTKDIAKLLKISDGTVRSRLTRARTKLREIMGEVEI, translated from the coding sequence ATGGAGTTGATATCATTTTTTGATTATAGGAAAAAGTCAACAGTATCTAAAGCCAAGAAAGGCGACAAAGAAGCTTTTTTAGCTCTTATAGATGAAAATAGATTAAATATTTACAGAGTAGCCAGAGGGATTTTAAAGGATACAGTGGATATTGAAGATGCGATTCAAAATACAATAATAAAATCATTTCAAAAGATAAATTCTCTGAAACAAGATGAGTACTTTAGAACTTGGTTGATTAAAATTTTAATTAATGAATGTACACAAATATTAAGAAAAGGTAAGAGAGTTACTTATTTATCTGAAAATAGCGATACAGAGATCTATAATGATAGTTATGAAAATATTGATTTGACAAAGGCTATAAATTCATTAAGCGAAGAGTTAAGAGTGACAACAGTACTATTTTATTTTGAGGATATGAGTACTAAAGATATTGCAAAATTGCTGAAAATTTCAGATGGAACAGTTAGATCTAGACTCACAAGGGCAAGAACAAAACTTAGAGAAATAATGGGCGAGGTGGAGATATGA